From the genome of Populus trichocarpa isolate Nisqually-1 chromosome 15, P.trichocarpa_v4.1, whole genome shotgun sequence, one region includes:
- the LOC112324384 gene encoding receptor-like protein EIX2 isoform X1 — protein MKLAPGFISGVKGATFGCIERERQALLKFKEDLIDDFGLLSTWGSEEEKRDCCKWRGVRCNNRTGHVTHLDLHQENYINGYLTGKISNSLLELQHLSYLNLNRNSFEGSSFPYFIGSLKKLRYLDLSSIGIVGTLSNQFWNLSRLQYLDLSGNYYVNFTSLDFLSNLFSLEYLDLSGNNLSQVIDWIQTVKKFPFLKILLFRNCDLSNNSPPSLSSTNSSKSLAVIDLSHNYLASSTFNWLSNFSNNLVDLDLSYNDGVTFKSLDFLSNLFFLEHLQLSYIQLQGLIPEAFANMISLRTLDLSFNELQGLIPDAFTNMTSLRTLDLSCNQLQGSIPDAFTNMTSLRTLYLSFNHLQGSIPDAFTNMTSFRTLDLSFNQLQGDLSTFGRMCSLKVLHMSGNNLTGELSQLFQDSHGCVESSLEILQLDGNQLHGSVPDITRFTSMTELDLSRNQLNGSLPKRFSQRSEIVILYLNDNQLTGSLADVTMLSSLREFVIANNRLDGNVSESIGSLYQLEQLDVGRNSLQGVMSEAHFSNLSKLTVLDLTDNSLALKFESNWAPTFQLDRIFLSSCNLGPHFPQWLRNQNNFMELDISGSRISDTVPNWFWNLSNSKLQLLNLSHNKMSGILPDFSSKYSILRNMDLSFNQFEGPLPLFSSDTISTLFLSNNKFSGSASFLCNIGRNISVLDLSNNLLTGWIPDCSMNFTRLNILNFASNNFSGKIPSSIGSMFHLQTLSLHNNSFVGELPSSLRKCTSLVFLDLSSNMLRGEIPGWIGESMPSLEVLSLQSNGFNGSIPQNLCHLSNILILDLSLNNISGIIPKCLNNLTFMVRKTASEYLNNAVSSLYSSTPDVLSAYQNKITVGWKGREDDYGSTLGLLRIINFARNKLIGEIPEEITGLLLLLALNLSGNNLTGEIPQKIWQLKQLESLDLSGNQLSGVIPITMADLNFLAFLNLSNNHLSGRIPSSTQLQGFNASQFTGNLALCGKPLLQRCPGDETNQSPPANDDNRGKEVVADEFMKWFCTAMGIGFSVFFWGVSGALLLKRSWRHAYFRFLDESWDWLYVKVAVRKARLQRAFQWLHEHGLA, from the coding sequence ATGAAACTTGCTCCTGGGTTCATTTCTGGAGTGAAAGGGGCAACTTTCGGGTGCATAGAGAGGGAGAGACAAGCCCTTCTCAAGTTTAAAGAAGACCTTATTGATGACTTTGGTCTTCTTTCAACTTGGGGAagtgaagaagagaagagggattGCTGCAAATGGAGAGGAGTTCGATGCAACAATCGAACTGGTCATGTTACTCATCTTGATCTTCACCAGGAGAATTACATTAACGGATATTTAACTGGTAAGATCAGTAATTCACTACTTGAGTTACAGCATTTGAGTTACCTGAATCTAAATAGAAACTCTTTTGAAGGGAGTTCTTTTCCATATTTCATTGgttctctaaaaaaattaaggtatcTTGATCTCTCTTCTATTGGTATTGTTGGAACTCTTTCAAATCAGTTTTGGAACCTTTCAAGACTACAGTATCTTGATCTTAGTGGtaattattatgttaattttacaAGTCTTGACTTTCTCTCCAACCTTTTTTCTcttgaatatcttgatttgAGTGGAAACAATCTCAGCCAAGTCATTGACTGGATACAAACTGTTAAGAAGTTTCCTTTCTTAAAAATCTTGCTGTTCAGGAATTGTGATCTTTCAAATAACAGTcctccctctctttcttctaCAAATTCTTCTAAATCCCTAGCTGTCATTGATCTCTCTCACAACTATCTTGCTTCTTCCACATTCAATTGGTTGTCTAATTTTAGTAATAACCTTGTTGATCTTGATCTCAGTTATAATGATGGTGTTACTTTTAAAAGTCTTGACTTCCTTtctaaccttttctttcttgagcATCTTCAGCTCTCATATATCCAATTACAAGGCTTAATTCCAGAAGCTTTCGCAAACATGATTTCTCTTAGGACTCTTGATCTATCCTTTAACGAATTACAAGGTTTAATTCCAGATGCTTTCACAAACATGACTTCTCTTAGGACTCTTGATCTATCCTGTAACCAATTACAAGGTTCAATTCCAGATGCTTTCACAAACATGACTTCTCTTAGGACTCTTTATCTATCCTTTAACCATTTACAAGGTTCAATTCCAGATGCTTTCACAAACATGACATCTTTTAGGACTCTTGATCTATCCTTTAACCAATTACAAGGCGATTTGAGTACATTTGGGCGGATGTGCAGTTTAAAAGTACTGCATATGAGTGGAAACAATCTCACTGGAGAGCTGTCTCAGTTGTTTCAAGACTCGCATGGATGCGTGGAGAGCTCACTAGAGATTCTGCAACTAGACGGAAATCAGCTTCATGGTTCCGTGCCTGACATCACAAGATTCACTTCCATGACAGAGCTGGATCTCTCTCGGAATCAACTGAATGGATCTTTACCGAAACGATTTAGTCAACGTTCTGAAATTGTTATCTTGTACTTGAATGACAACCAACTCACCGGATCACTTGCGGATGTTACGATGCTTTCATCATTGAGAGAGTTTGTGATTGCTAACAATCGCTTAGATGGGAATGTTTCTGAAAGTATTGGAAGCCTATATCAGCTTGAGCAATTGGATGTTGGCAGGAATTCCCTACAAGGTGTGATGTCTGAAGCTCACTTTTCAAATCTCTCCAAATTAACGGTATTGGATTTAACCGATAACTCCCTAGCTTTGAAATTTGAGTCTAACTGGGCTCCCACTTTTCAATTGGATCGCATATTTCTTTCGTCTTGTAATTTGGGTCCTCATTTCCCTCAGTGGCTtcgaaatcaaaacaatttcatGGAGCTAGATATCTCTGGTTCTAGAATTTCAGATACAGTCCCTAATTGGTTTTGGAACTTGTCCAATTCCAAGTTGCAACTCTTAAACCTTTCTCACAACAAGATGAGTGGAATTTTGCCAGATTTCTCATCAAAATATTCCATTCTCCGAAACATGGATTTGAGTTTCAACCAGTTTGAGGGTCCATTACCACTTTTTTCATCAGATACCATATCAACCTTGTTTCTCTCGAACAATAAGTTTTCAGGTTCAGCTTCGTTTCTATGTAATATTGGAAGAAATATCAGTGTCCTTGACCTCTCAAATAACCTGTTGACGGGATGGATTCCTGATTGTTCAATGAATTTCACTCGTCTAAATATTCTGAATTTCGCCAGCAACAACTTTTCAGGTAAAATTCCCAGCTCCATTGGATCAATGTTCCATCTTCAAACATTGAGTTTGCATAATAATAGCTTTGTTGGAGAATTACCTTCGTCTTTGAGGAAGTGTACTTCTCTAGTATTTTTAGACCTGAGCTCAAATATGTTGCGAGGAGAAATACCAGGCTGGATAGGAGAAAGCATGCCCTCTCTGGAAGTCCTTTCCCTACAATCTAATGGATTCAATGGAAGCATACCGCAAAATCTTTGTCACCTATCAAATATTCTGATCTTGGACCTATCTCTAAACAATATCTCAGGAATCATTCCAAAGTGCCTTAATAACCTCACTTTCATGGTTCGTAAAACAGCGTCAGAATATCTGAATAATGCTGTTTCTAGTCTGTATTCCAGTACACCAGATGTTCTTAGTGCATATCAGAATAAAATCACGGTTGGATGGAAAGGAAGAGAGGATGATTATGGAAGCACACTAGGACTTTTGAGGATCATTAATTTtgcaagaaataaattaataggtGAAATTCCAGAAGAAATAACAGGACTCTTACTGTTGCTTGCACTGAATTTATCCGGAAATAATTTGACTGGAGAAATCCCTCAAAAGATTTGGCAGTTGAAACAGTTGGAATCACTTGATTTGTCAGGAAACCAACTATCAGGAGTGATTCCTATCACAATGGCTGATCTAAATTTTCTGGCCTTCTTGAACCTCTCCAACAATCACTTGTCGGGGAGGATTCCGTCAAGCACTCAGCTGCAAGGCTTTAATGCTTCACAATTTACCGGTAACCTTGCATTGTGCGGGAAGCCACTCTTACAGAGATGCCCTGGAGATGAGACGAATCAAAGTCCACCTGCTAATGATGACAACCGAGGCAAAGAAGTCGTTGCTGATGAATTCATGAAATGGTTTTGTACTGCTATGGGAATTGGTTTTAGTGTATTCTTTTGGGGAGTTTCAGGTGCTTTACTGCTAAAACGTTCCTGGAGACATGCCTATTTCCGGTTCTTGGATGAATCATGGGACTGGCTCTATGTGAAGGTAGCAGTGCGCAAGGCACGACTTCAACGAGCCTTTCAGTGGCTGCACGAGCACGGTCTTGCTTAG